In Patescibacteria group bacterium, the genomic stretch CGGAAGGTAGTACGCCATCTCCTGCAGCGTCCTGTCGCCGAAGATGACGAACGGCGGGACGTTCTGCGCGTCGGCCAACGTTTTCCGTTCCCGGCGGAGGATCTGGAACAGGTCTGCCTCGAACGGAAGTCCTTCGGGAGATTTCGAGGGGGCGACGACGGCATCGATCGCCTGTTTTGGCGGAGGGACGCAGACATCGCACGAATCACACGTCGCGGATTCGCCGCGTTCACCGAAATATTCAAGAAGGAACTTGCGGCGACAGGTGCGCGTCTCGCAATACGAGATGACCTGGGCAAGTTTCTGGATCGCGAGCGCCTTTTCCGGCCCGTTCTCCATCATGTTGATGAAATAATCCTGCTTGCGCTTGTCACCATACGTGTAGAACAACACGCACTCGCTCGGGAGCCCGTCGCGGCCCGCGCGGCCGGTTTCCTGATAATACGACTCGATGGTCTTCGGCAAATCCATGTGCACGACCAGACGCACGTCGGGCTTGTCGATGCCCATGCCAAACGCGATGGTGGCGACGATGACGGGAACCTCGTCGCGGATGAACTTGTCCTGCGTCTGCGCGCGCACGTCGCGATTCAATCCGGCATGATACGGAAGCGCCTGGAACCCGGCGCGACAGAGTTGCTCGGCGACCTCTTCCGTGTTCTTGCGGGAAAAGCAATATACGATCACCGGCTTTTCCTTATATGATTCCAAAAGCCCGACGAGCTGCCCGACCGCGTTCCTTTTTGGACGGACGGCATACCGAAGGTTCGGTCGGTTGAAACTCGACAGGAACACGGATGCATCTTCCATCCGGAGTTCC encodes the following:
- a CDS encoding ATP-dependent DNA helicase RecQ, whose translation is MRELLKTHFGYDAFRPLQEEIIDTVLKKQDVLVLMPTGGGKSLCFQLPALKFPGITLVVSPLIALMKDQVDALTANGISAACLNSTLDGDVSDDVEARALSGELKLLYVAPERLAQPAFQVFLSHLNVSLIAIDEAHCISEWGHDFRPDYRNMKELRRVFPGVPVIALTATATPRVKEDILKELRMEDASVFLSSFNRPNLRYAVRPKRNAVGQLVGLLESYKEKPVIVYCFSRKNTEEVAEQLCRAGFQALPYHAGLNRDVRAQTQDKFIRDEVPVIVATIAFGMGIDKPDVRLVVHMDLPKTIESYYQETGRAGRDGLPSECVLFYTYGDKRKQDYFINMMENGPEKALAIQKLAQVISYCETRTCRRKFLLEYFGERGESATCDSCDVCVPPPKQAIDAVVAPSKSPEGLPFEADLFQILRRERKTLADAQNVPPFVIFGDRTLQEMAYYLPQTLGALAQVFGVGSRKLAQYGETFLGHIQTYTRSHRLAERIHPRRART